One region of Pyramidobacter sp. YE332 genomic DNA includes:
- a CDS encoding sodium:solute symporter family protein — MELTVCIIVFLILLFLIGLFVSKRIKNDQDWFVAGRNLGVVPLVGTYFATIISTVSVIGYFGYYYSYGWAGWWNWAGTALTSMIAALWFAEKLRKFGQTTLPDLLAARYGKAHSIIAGVVILVAMLFFTSAQLTGSAAVVTTSMGIDRTTAIIVIGIIFILFTVMGGMEAVAWTDTFCSAIILIGVWLLSYNAVNEAGGVVKIHKTLAQIKPSALDPFANGAIPLGVAMSWFLTWGIGNIGAPQFSTRIYSAKDPKTAALSQAWTGVTFIFFYLPLMLAALASIVLFPGLTGVADTYAPTIIQKVMGPWGGGIMMAGILAASISTADSVLLLAGTTFVRDIVQRCSSRQFMPQQTLKMARITTFIIGILAIFFTIHTNQGVMWVQANAVGYMGSMLSVVVLAAFAWKRANAQGALAAMIVGILTAAIWGYLNRPFGWFPILPSLFTCTLTLVIVSKLTPPPSQKLLISFSKSSCLIL, encoded by the coding sequence ATGGAATTAACCGTTTGTATTATTGTTTTTCTGATCCTGCTTTTTCTGATCGGACTTTTTGTTTCTAAACGCATTAAAAACGATCAGGATTGGTTCGTTGCAGGACGCAACCTTGGTGTTGTTCCACTGGTCGGTACGTACTTTGCCACAATTATCAGCACTGTTTCTGTTATCGGTTATTTTGGCTATTACTATAGCTATGGTTGGGCTGGCTGGTGGAACTGGGCTGGTACGGCTTTGACATCAATGATTGCGGCTCTATGGTTTGCTGAGAAACTGCGCAAGTTTGGTCAGACAACGCTGCCCGATCTTCTCGCTGCCCGTTATGGCAAAGCTCACAGCATTATTGCCGGTGTTGTCATTCTTGTTGCCATGTTGTTCTTTACCTCTGCACAACTGACTGGTTCCGCAGCCGTAGTCACAACGTCTATGGGTATAGATCGCACGACAGCAATTATCGTTATTGGGATAATCTTCATCCTTTTTACCGTGATGGGCGGTATGGAAGCCGTCGCTTGGACAGACACCTTTTGTAGTGCCATCATTCTTATCGGCGTGTGGTTACTGAGCTATAACGCTGTTAACGAAGCAGGCGGTGTTGTAAAAATCCATAAAACACTTGCACAGATAAAACCTAGCGCACTTGATCCATTTGCCAACGGTGCCATTCCATTGGGTGTAGCCATGTCATGGTTCTTGACATGGGGTATCGGTAATATCGGAGCGCCGCAGTTCAGTACGAGAATTTATTCTGCAAAGGATCCTAAAACTGCTGCTCTGAGCCAGGCATGGACGGGTGTTACTTTTATCTTTTTCTATTTGCCGCTGATGCTCGCTGCGCTGGCCAGCATTGTCCTTTTCCCCGGATTGACAGGGGTTGCTGATACCTATGCTCCGACAATCATTCAAAAAGTGATGGGGCCTTGGGGCGGCGGTATCATGATGGCCGGTATTCTTGCGGCCTCAATTTCAACAGCGGATTCCGTGTTGCTGCTCGCAGGAACCACTTTTGTACGCGACATTGTGCAGCGTTGCAGTTCTAGACAGTTCATGCCCCAGCAGACGTTGAAGATGGCTCGCATCACTACGTTCATCATCGGCATTCTAGCAATTTTCTTCACCATACACACTAATCAGGGTGTTATGTGGGTTCAGGCTAATGCTGTCGGCTATATGGGGTCGATGCTCTCTGTCGTTGTACTGGCAGCTTTTGCGTGGAAACGAGCCAATGCTCAGGGCGCTCTTGCCGCAATGATTGTTGGCATTCTTACGGCAGCCATCTGGGGCTATTTGAATAGACCGTTCGGCTGGTTTCCCATCTTACCTTCACTGTTCACCTGCACGTTGACCTTGGTAATTGTCAGTAAGTTGACCCCACCTCCTTCTCAAAAGTTATTGATCAGTTTTTCAAAGAGTAGTTGTTTAATATTATAG
- a CDS encoding aspartate/glutamate racemase family protein: MRILIINPNSSRAGTEVIDKIAKQYADGRFEVATVSTPGAAPFVVTFEDYARSIPGMVQLLKDNYDKFDAFVIACHSDPNLELLKEISAKPVVGICEASVKIASMLGDKFSVISPGKRSIPNKAAMIRDRFRMGGYLASVRAPEKTAMEGTDIKTLLMPEAKRAIEEDGAEVIVLGCAEFAGLDKAMSKELHVPVLDGTVCALMVAEGLVNAGYSTSKRCRFKPND; encoded by the coding sequence ATGCGCATTCTTATTATCAACCCTAACAGCAGCAGGGCAGGAACCGAAGTTATTGACAAAATTGCCAAGCAGTATGCCGATGGCCGCTTTGAGGTTGCAACAGTTTCAACTCCTGGTGCAGCTCCATTTGTCGTAACATTTGAAGATTATGCTCGTTCTATACCTGGCATGGTGCAGTTGCTCAAAGACAATTACGATAAATTTGATGCCTTTGTGATTGCCTGCCACAGTGACCCCAATCTGGAGCTGCTCAAGGAAATTTCAGCCAAACCGGTTGTTGGCATTTGTGAGGCATCCGTAAAGATTGCCTCAATGCTTGGCGATAAATTCTCCGTTATCTCCCCTGGCAAACGCAGTATTCCTAATAAGGCCGCAATGATCCGCGACCGTTTCCGCATGGGTGGTTATCTTGCTTCCGTGCGTGCCCCTGAAAAAACGGCCATGGAAGGAACGGATATAAAGACTTTGCTAATGCCCGAAGCGAAACGTGCCATTGAAGAAGACGGTGCGGAAGTCATCGTGCTCGGTTGTGCAGAATTTGCAGGACTTGACAAGGCGATGAGCAAGGAACTTCACGTTCCCGTGCTTGACGGTACAGTGTGCGCTTTGATGGTCGCTGAAGGGCTCGTCAATGCCGGATACAGTACCAGCAAGCGCTGTCGTTTCAAACCTAATGATTGA
- a CDS encoding TRAP transporter large permease, with product MLLAVFGTMFLALLLTIPIAATIGLSCIAFTPWVPGGLAKVMFFVGQRMVVTADSFTLLALPFFILAGTLMSHGGIARQLTNLAEAVSGDFPGGLGISAVVACTFFAAVSGSGPATVAAIGAIMLPTMLERGYDVGFSGGLIACAGGIGVLIPPSVPMIVYGVNCNVSITDLFVAGIVPGIIVAVFLIIPTIIIARKHHFVGKPRGGNWLWVLEKIWQAKTALLMPIIILGGIYCGIFTPTEAGIVAVVYAMVLGFCTRQLSFQGLIKALVEAAVITGSCIFLMGAASAFAKLLHMRSVPTLISNLILGITSSKVIILLLLNVLFLLGGMFIDTLSNILIFCPIFLPLVTKLGVNPIHFGVLVISNLALGMATPPMGVDLFVAANIAHAPFERILKGAIPFMLWNLTGVLLITYVPFLSLWPF from the coding sequence ATGTTACTCGCCGTCTTCGGTACCATGTTTCTGGCACTGCTTTTGACGATCCCCATTGCGGCGACCATTGGTCTGAGCTGCATCGCGTTCACTCCGTGGGTCCCCGGCGGTCTAGCAAAGGTGATGTTTTTTGTTGGTCAGCGTATGGTTGTTACTGCGGATTCATTTACACTTTTAGCGTTACCTTTTTTCATTCTTGCCGGTACGTTGATGTCACATGGTGGTATTGCCCGTCAGTTGACTAACCTTGCCGAAGCTGTTTCCGGCGACTTTCCTGGTGGTCTTGGAATCTCTGCTGTCGTTGCTTGCACATTTTTCGCAGCCGTGTCCGGTTCAGGTCCCGCCACAGTTGCGGCGATCGGCGCAATTATGCTGCCGACAATGTTGGAACGAGGTTATGACGTCGGCTTTTCTGGCGGCTTAATAGCCTGTGCCGGCGGCATTGGTGTGCTGATTCCCCCCAGCGTTCCGATGATTGTTTACGGTGTTAACTGTAATGTGTCCATCACCGATCTGTTCGTCGCTGGCATTGTACCCGGAATTATTGTTGCCGTGTTTCTGATCATTCCCACGATTATCATCGCTCGCAAACATCATTTTGTTGGCAAACCCCGCGGCGGTAACTGGCTGTGGGTGTTGGAAAAAATCTGGCAGGCTAAGACAGCCCTGCTGATGCCGATTATTATCCTTGGCGGTATTTACTGCGGTATTTTCACGCCTACCGAGGCTGGTATTGTTGCCGTTGTTTACGCCATGGTGCTCGGTTTCTGCACACGTCAGCTTTCCTTCCAGGGACTGATCAAAGCACTTGTTGAAGCGGCTGTAATCACCGGTTCTTGCATTTTCCTGATGGGAGCAGCGAGTGCTTTCGCTAAACTGTTGCACATGCGCAGCGTTCCGACGCTGATCTCCAATCTAATCCTTGGTATTACGAGCAGCAAGGTTATTATCCTTCTGCTCTTGAACGTCCTGTTCCTATTAGGCGGCATGTTTATCGATACCTTGTCCAATATTCTGATTTTTTGTCCTATTTTCCTGCCGCTGGTTACCAAGCTCGGCGTCAATCCCATTCATTTTGGTGTCCTTGTTATCTCCAATCTGGCGCTTGGGATGGCTACGCCTCCCATGGGAGTTGATCTGTTCGTTGCGGCCAATATTGCCCATGCACCGTTTGAAAGGATTCTTAAGGGGGCAATCCCCTTTATGCTCTGGAACTTGACCGGCGTTTTGCTGATCACGTACGTTCCATTCCTGTCACTGTGGCCTTTCTAG
- a CDS encoding DctP family TRAP transporter solute-binding subunit: MTMFRRVTLACAAFVLIGASAVSARELVLGHTGQPSVTFSGVGLQFSDKVKELSGGELTVSVMGASALGNNREGIEQIQQGMTDFWLISTGLLAPFSNTVSIFDLPYLFKSEKAALAFMDSDVAREIVAPLEEKGIKALGYFPMGWRHIHSNIAIRKPEQLKGVKIRTEPAPIRMAIFNAMGASAIPMDFGEVFTSLQQGVIDAGEQPLENIKSQGFDTIQEYITLDGHILDPMLLVMSKITWESLNEKEQRWVTEAAKFACDWGRENIFGNSKKLLEAYKAGTQNIIIELTNEEREAFRKATQPVYDEFLEKVGKDTYDKIMKIQESFPAESPQN, translated from the coding sequence ATGACAATGTTTCGCCGCGTAACTCTCGCATGTGCAGCGTTCGTTCTGATCGGAGCTTCCGCTGTTTCTGCCCGCGAGCTCGTACTTGGCCATACCGGTCAACCTTCGGTTACGTTCTCCGGCGTTGGACTCCAGTTTTCCGATAAGGTCAAAGAACTTTCCGGCGGAGAACTGACCGTTTCCGTCATGGGCGCTTCTGCTCTTGGCAACAACCGCGAAGGCATTGAACAGATTCAACAGGGCATGACCGACTTCTGGTTAATCTCCACGGGCCTTTTGGCTCCTTTCTCAAATACAGTCTCGATCTTCGACCTCCCTTATCTGTTCAAGAGCGAGAAAGCCGCGCTGGCTTTTATGGATAGCGATGTTGCGAGAGAGATCGTTGCTCCGCTTGAGGAGAAAGGCATCAAAGCTCTTGGTTATTTCCCCATGGGCTGGAGACACATTCACAGCAATATTGCCATCCGTAAGCCTGAACAGTTGAAGGGCGTGAAGATTCGTACGGAGCCCGCTCCCATTCGTATGGCCATTTTCAATGCGATGGGTGCTAGCGCTATCCCTATGGATTTCGGCGAAGTGTTTACCTCTCTACAACAGGGCGTTATCGATGCTGGTGAGCAGCCCCTTGAAAACATTAAGTCGCAGGGGTTTGACACTATTCAGGAATACATTACGCTTGACGGACATATTCTTGACCCGATGCTGCTCGTTATGTCAAAAATTACTTGGGAAAGCCTGAACGAGAAAGAACAGCGTTGGGTTACGGAAGCTGCGAAATTTGCCTGCGATTGGGGGCGTGAAAATATATTCGGCAACAGCAAGAAACTGCTTGAGGCATACAAGGCCGGCACGCAGAACATTATCATCGAGCTGACCAATGAAGAACGCGAAGCATTCCGCAAGGCAACGCAGCCAGTTTATGATGAATTCCTCGAGAAAGTTGGCAAAGATACATACGATAAGATCATGAAGATTCAGGAGTCCTTCCCCGCGGAATCTCCTCAGAACTAG
- a CDS encoding SDR family NAD(P)-dependent oxidoreductase: MLDLNELCGMRGKNAVITGAASGLGAGIARFFADAGVKVMLLDINEKGGEEVVAKIRASGGDAAFMRCNVTSQADCAAAAEAAFQRWGSIDSLVNCAGATRRRTVEDLEEKDWDLVLNVTLKSVYLMCHNVVPYMKKQGHGKIVNIGSGWALKGGDQAVAYCASKGGVWNMTRALAIDCGPHNINVNCVCPGDSDTPMLKSECEQLGGTYDSAFKASCAVRPIARLGTPEDVAMCVFFLCSEMSPWVTGSALVVDGGGIA, translated from the coding sequence ATGTTGGATTTGAACGAACTGTGCGGCATGAGAGGCAAAAACGCCGTCATCACGGGAGCCGCGTCGGGGCTGGGGGCGGGGATCGCCCGCTTCTTCGCCGACGCCGGCGTGAAAGTGATGCTGCTGGACATCAACGAGAAGGGCGGCGAGGAAGTGGTCGCGAAAATCAGGGCCAGCGGCGGCGACGCGGCGTTCATGCGCTGCAACGTCACCAGTCAGGCCGACTGCGCCGCGGCGGCCGAAGCGGCGTTCCAGCGCTGGGGCAGCATCGACAGTCTCGTCAACTGCGCGGGAGCGACCCGCCGCCGCACGGTGGAAGATCTCGAAGAAAAAGACTGGGATCTGGTGCTGAACGTGACGCTGAAAAGCGTTTACCTGATGTGCCACAACGTGGTGCCCTACATGAAGAAGCAGGGACACGGCAAGATCGTCAACATCGGTTCGGGCTGGGCGCTCAAGGGCGGCGACCAAGCCGTGGCGTACTGCGCGTCCAAGGGCGGCGTGTGGAACATGACCCGCGCGCTGGCGATCGACTGCGGCCCGCATAATATCAACGTCAACTGCGTCTGTCCGGGCGACAGCGACACGCCGATGCTCAAAAGCGAATGCGAGCAGCTGGGCGGCACGTACGACTCGGCGTTCAAGGCGTCGTGCGCGGTGCGGCCGATCGCCCGGCTGGGCACGCCGGAGGACGTGGCCATGTGCGTGTTCTTCCTGTGCAGCGAAATGTCGCCGTGGGTCACCGGTTCGGCGCTGGTCGTCGACGGCGGCGGCATCGCCTAA
- the gcvPA gene encoding aminomethyl-transferring glycine dehydrogenase subunit GcvPA, with translation MSKRNYPYIPNSDPAVQAEMLKFIGAESIDELIGQNIPRELLMKEPLKLPQPYAAECDLVRHVSGILNKDKTASEMTCFLGAGCYNRYVPALVDEVINRSEFLSAYAGEPYEDHGRFQACFEYESMMAELLDCDVVNVPNYDGSQAAGTALRMATRVTKRDEVLIPATLNPDVARAVKTYLHPDVKVTTVAYDRGTGRLDLSDLEAKLSGATAAVMVMNPNFFGVVEEEASRIADLAHAAGALSVVYAEPSTLGVMKPPFQYGADLACGDIQALGIHMNYGGGVGGYMAAKDRPEIVREYPSRLFGLAPTTHGEWGFGDVMWERTSFAVRDRAKEFVGTHAALWSIGAAVYLASLGPKGMQELGKTILQRALLLRKRLSAVKGLTVCPLSGATFQEFVVRFENKTVAEVNAALLKKNILGGFDLSRDFPELGQCALLCVTERTGEDDVDALAAALAEILA, from the coding sequence ATGTCGAAAAGGAATTATCCCTACATTCCCAACTCCGATCCGGCCGTTCAGGCGGAGATGCTCAAGTTCATCGGGGCGGAATCCATCGACGAGCTGATCGGGCAGAACATTCCTCGGGAGCTGCTCATGAAGGAGCCGCTCAAACTTCCGCAGCCTTACGCGGCGGAGTGCGATCTTGTCCGCCATGTCTCGGGAATTCTGAACAAGGACAAGACGGCCAGCGAAATGACCTGCTTCCTCGGCGCGGGCTGTTATAACCGCTATGTTCCAGCGCTGGTGGACGAGGTGATCAACCGCTCCGAGTTCCTTTCGGCCTACGCCGGCGAGCCGTACGAGGATCACGGTCGCTTCCAGGCCTGTTTCGAGTACGAGAGCATGATGGCCGAGCTGCTGGACTGCGACGTGGTCAACGTGCCCAACTATGACGGTTCGCAGGCCGCGGGCACGGCGCTGCGCATGGCGACGCGCGTGACGAAGCGCGACGAAGTGCTGATCCCGGCAACGCTGAATCCCGACGTGGCGCGCGCCGTGAAGACGTATCTGCATCCCGACGTGAAGGTGACGACCGTCGCTTACGATCGCGGGACCGGCCGTCTCGACCTGAGCGACCTCGAGGCGAAGCTGAGCGGTGCGACCGCGGCGGTAATGGTGATGAATCCCAACTTCTTCGGCGTCGTCGAGGAAGAGGCGTCTCGGATCGCCGATCTGGCGCACGCGGCCGGGGCGTTGTCCGTCGTTTACGCCGAACCTTCGACGCTGGGCGTGATGAAGCCGCCCTTCCAATACGGCGCCGACCTTGCCTGCGGCGACATCCAGGCGCTGGGCATCCACATGAACTACGGCGGCGGCGTGGGCGGCTACATGGCCGCCAAGGACCGGCCCGAGATCGTGCGCGAGTATCCTTCGCGCCTGTTCGGCCTGGCTCCGACGACTCACGGCGAATGGGGCTTCGGCGACGTGATGTGGGAGCGCACCTCGTTCGCCGTCCGCGACCGCGCCAAGGAATTCGTCGGCACGCACGCGGCGCTGTGGAGCATCGGCGCGGCGGTGTACCTCGCCAGCCTCGGGCCGAAGGGCATGCAGGAACTGGGCAAGACCATTTTGCAGCGCGCCCTGCTGTTGCGCAAGCGCCTGAGCGCCGTGAAGGGGCTGACGGTCTGCCCGCTGAGCGGCGCGACGTTCCAGGAGTTCGTCGTGCGCTTCGAGAACAAAACCGTCGCCGAAGTCAACGCGGCGCTTTTGAAAAAGAATATTCTCGGCGGCTTCGATTTGAGCAGGGACTTCCCCGAACTGGGGCAATGCGCGCTGCTGTGCGTTACCGAGCGCACGGGCGAAGACGATGTGGACGCGCTGGCCGCCGCTCTTGCGGAAATCCTCGCCTGA
- a CDS encoding dihydroorotase family protein, with protein MVKVDLVVHNAQVYSSGTVFHGGIAIANEKIVDVCADDYLPEAYREIDAQNRLLLPGIVDTHVHVRDPGHIERGDFESESAAAANAGVTAFLEHPISTPPPYTPEILAKRIERAKSRCIVDYAFFGAAGSEFPQEAERVAKEGIVAFKTFLHEAPEGRDEEFRGLTMPNDGGIMEGFEAVAKTGLILTVHAENNDMIKRLITKFRAEGKVGWGYHCPSRPKISEIECIEKLIRVARETGVRLAIAHISTPEAMELLKQARLAGQEVYIETCPHYLILTEDALLKYGPMAKCNPPLRSATDRDKLWKYVKDGTVDYIGSDHGSFLLAEKEKGNKDIFTAAAGSACIEMTLPLMLTAVRDGKLTLPRLMQLICENPARIFGLKTKGGLIPGKDGDFVICDTSKEFTVDHNKFLTHGRGISTWYDGMKLIGKPEMTCVRGRVVMENGIVDHGAKGWGRLIRHGE; from the coding sequence ATGGTAAAGGTGGATTTGGTAGTACATAACGCACAGGTCTACTCAAGCGGCACCGTCTTCCACGGTGGCATCGCGATCGCAAACGAGAAAATTGTTGATGTTTGTGCCGATGATTACCTGCCCGAGGCGTATCGGGAGATCGATGCCCAGAACAGACTTCTGCTTCCTGGCATTGTCGACACTCACGTGCATGTACGCGATCCCGGGCATATTGAACGCGGAGATTTTGAATCAGAATCAGCGGCAGCGGCGAACGCCGGCGTAACGGCATTCCTTGAGCATCCTATTTCCACTCCTCCTCCTTATACGCCTGAAATTCTTGCCAAACGTATTGAGCGTGCTAAGTCCCGCTGTATCGTAGACTATGCGTTTTTCGGTGCGGCTGGTTCCGAGTTTCCGCAGGAAGCCGAGCGTGTTGCCAAAGAGGGCATTGTCGCCTTTAAAACGTTCCTTCACGAAGCTCCCGAAGGGCGTGACGAAGAGTTCCGCGGTTTGACTATGCCCAACGACGGCGGCATCATGGAAGGCTTCGAAGCCGTTGCAAAAACTGGATTGATTCTCACTGTCCATGCGGAGAACAACGACATGATCAAACGTTTGATTACCAAATTCCGCGCTGAAGGCAAAGTTGGCTGGGGGTATCATTGCCCTTCACGCCCTAAAATCAGTGAAATCGAATGCATTGAAAAGCTGATTCGCGTTGCCCGCGAAACTGGAGTTCGCCTAGCCATCGCACACATTTCCACGCCGGAAGCGATGGAGCTTTTAAAACAGGCTCGTCTGGCCGGACAGGAAGTTTATATTGAAACTTGCCCGCATTATCTGATTCTCACGGAAGATGCCTTGCTGAAATACGGCCCCATGGCCAAGTGCAATCCTCCGCTTCGCAGTGCCACTGACCGAGACAAACTGTGGAAGTATGTCAAAGACGGCACCGTCGACTACATCGGTAGCGACCATGGTTCCTTCCTGCTTGCTGAAAAGGAGAAAGGTAACAAGGATATCTTCACTGCTGCGGCTGGTTCTGCCTGCATCGAAATGACGCTGCCACTGATGCTGACGGCTGTACGCGATGGCAAGCTGACACTACCCAGACTGATGCAGTTGATCTGCGAAAATCCTGCTCGTATTTTCGGCTTGAAAACCAAGGGGGGGCTGATCCCTGGTAAAGACGGTGATTTCGTAATCTGCGACACCAGCAAGGAATTCACCGTTGATCACAACAAGTTCTTGACTCACGGCCGAGGCATTTCCACGTGGTACGACGGTATGAAGTTGATTGGCAAACCCGAAATGACCTGCGTCCGCGGACGTGTTGTGATGGAGAACGGCATTGTTGATCATGGTGCCAAAGGTTGGGGTAGACTGATTCGTCACGGGGAGTGA
- a CDS encoding TRAP transporter small permease codes for MKLLRLFDDYLEEAVVVILFLMILVVGTEQVITRYLLHFVFSWAEELMRICFVILALFSFSLCAKKLEHVKVEALLTVLPKRLGTFIKVFSSTVFLAFTILLIQHSWSIMSLQYRSHQVTAAMGIPTWTYFVFGPMCFTIMAFRIIQKSIIPQIKEFFSFGDKKGDDR; via the coding sequence ATGAAACTCTTGAGGCTGTTTGACGATTACCTTGAAGAGGCTGTCGTTGTCATCTTATTTCTCATGATCCTTGTCGTTGGTACTGAACAGGTTATCACTCGTTATTTGTTGCATTTCGTCTTTAGCTGGGCAGAAGAACTGATGCGCATTTGCTTTGTGATTCTGGCGCTGTTCAGTTTCTCTCTTTGTGCCAAAAAGCTTGAGCACGTTAAGGTAGAAGCGCTCCTTACAGTTCTGCCTAAACGCTTGGGGACTTTTATTAAAGTCTTTTCCTCTACGGTCTTTCTTGCCTTTACGATTCTTTTAATCCAGCATTCATGGAGCATTATGAGTCTTCAATACCGTAGCCATCAGGTCACAGCAGCTATGGGAATTCCGACATGGACATATTTTGTTTTTGGTCCCATGTGTTTCACTATTATGGCGTTCCGCATCATCCAGAAATCCATTATTCCTCAAATAAAAGAGTTTTTCTCTTTCGGAGATAAAAAAGGAGATGATCGCTAA
- a CDS encoding Zn-dependent hydrolase, protein MIKINDKRFLNNFFGLAKIGWSEAGLNRPSYSPAYAEGRDYVKKKMEDAGMKVRVDTIGNIYGRYGGTDPTRKTILVGSHLDSVPNGGIYDGALGVLGGIEALQSLHEKFGSLSAPIEVVGFIAEEASLFGGTFGSRAITGLAPLNQPEEAFKWSGLTCDDLVNARIKIDDYGAYLELHIEQGPVLERKNLEIGIPTGIVSIIRYKITMNGQQNHAGTTPMSERKNAMRPASELLTRWFAWADERLVKKDNFVYNTGVFILDPNSPAVVPGKASFVMELRSLSDKVGDELVAKLHEMVNASEYAAYSPTIEKIVNKAPVALHENIIATIEQAVKRCGYAYQRMPSGASHDAVAMAHFMPTGMIFVKSHDGISHNRAEFTTDEDMLKGVQVLTETVALLAE, encoded by the coding sequence ATGATCAAGATTAATGACAAACGCTTTCTGAATAACTTCTTCGGCCTGGCGAAAATCGGCTGGTCCGAAGCGGGCTTGAATCGTCCTTCATATAGTCCTGCCTATGCCGAGGGACGTGATTACGTGAAGAAAAAGATGGAAGATGCCGGCATGAAAGTCCGTGTAGATACAATCGGCAACATTTATGGACGATATGGTGGGACTGATCCGACACGCAAAACAATCCTCGTCGGATCGCATCTTGATTCAGTTCCTAACGGCGGCATCTATGACGGTGCATTGGGAGTCTTGGGAGGCATCGAAGCCTTGCAGTCTCTTCATGAAAAGTTCGGCTCTCTGTCAGCTCCGATTGAAGTTGTCGGCTTCATCGCCGAAGAAGCGAGTTTGTTTGGGGGGACATTTGGCAGCCGTGCAATTACTGGACTGGCGCCTTTGAATCAGCCGGAAGAAGCGTTTAAGTGGTCAGGGTTAACTTGTGATGATCTTGTCAATGCCCGTATCAAGATTGACGATTACGGTGCGTATCTTGAGTTGCATATCGAACAGGGGCCCGTACTGGAACGCAAAAATTTGGAAATCGGTATTCCTACCGGCATCGTCAGTATTATCCGCTATAAAATCACAATGAACGGACAGCAAAATCATGCAGGCACGACACCAATGTCAGAGCGCAAAAATGCGATGCGTCCGGCATCAGAACTGTTAACACGATGGTTTGCTTGGGCCGATGAACGTCTTGTGAAAAAAGATAACTTTGTTTACAACACTGGCGTATTTATCCTCGATCCTAATTCGCCGGCTGTTGTCCCCGGCAAGGCATCTTTTGTCATGGAATTGCGTTCTTTGTCAGATAAAGTTGGTGATGAGTTAGTTGCAAAGCTTCATGAGATGGTAAACGCTTCCGAGTATGCCGCATACTCTCCTACAATCGAAAAGATAGTCAATAAAGCTCCTGTTGCTCTGCACGAGAATATCATTGCTACAATTGAACAAGCGGTAAAGAGGTGCGGCTATGCTTATCAGCGTATGCCCAGCGGTGCGTCGCATGATGCCGTAGCTATGGCACACTTTATGCCTACCGGCATGATTTTCGTAAAGAGTCATGACGGCATTAGTCATAACAGAGCTGAATTTACTACCGATGAAGATATGCTCAAGGGTGTTCAGGTCCTGACAGAGACGGTCGCTCTGTTGGCAGAGTAG